From Lolium perenne isolate Kyuss_39 chromosome 5, Kyuss_2.0, whole genome shotgun sequence, a single genomic window includes:
- the LOC127303618 gene encoding uncharacterized protein, with protein sequence MQPITQIRTFTVHGGKEIDVVYTNEEETMSKYLKMYAQWYAEEEENKFVGLDLEYTREDPNHEEDNYLAVVQLSMRNHVLVCHFSWTNGECPALRSFLQNQGIVFYSVDKRADFIKLYYEKIIIPRENWIDIQEFVNVKGLNERANLMRDGMASLATSIIDESYSQMKNNFPRERHDYWEERPLSDLNLEYAAKDAYVSYQLYVKISFFLRYLVFCPGCKKEDKLRGRMCGKCNKAEIEAERAKKNAATEIARLNAELASA encoded by the exons ATGCAGCCCATTACTCAGATCAGGACCTTCACCGTCCATGGCGGCAAGGAGATCGATGTTGTCTACACAAACGAGGAGGAGACGATGAGCAAGTACCTGAAGATGTACGCGCAGTGGTatgcggaagaagaagagaacaaatTTGTAGGATTGGATCTCGAATACACTCGGGAGGACCCCAACCACGAAGAAGACAACTACCTCGCCGTCGTTCAACTGTCCATGAGGAACCACGTCCTCGTCTGCCACTTTTCCTG GACCAACGGGGAATGTCCGGCGCTGCGCTCATTTCTTCAAAATCAAGGAATTGTGTTCTACAGCGTTGACAAGAGAGCAGATTTTATAAAGTTATATTACGAGAAGATTATAATTCCTAGGGAGAACTGGATCGATATCCAGGAATTTGTCAACGTCAAAGGTCTCAACGAGAGAGCAAATTTAATGAGGGATGGAATGGCTAGTCTTGCAACTAGCATCATCGACGAGTCGTACAGCCAGATGAAGAACAATTTCCCTCGAGAGAGGCACGATTACTGGGAAGAGCGGCCGTTGTCTGATTTGAACCTGGAGTATGCAGCTAAAGATGCTTACGTGAGCTACCAGCTCTACGTTAAGATATCGTTCTTCCTGcgttaccttgtgttttgcccCGGTTGCAAGAAGGAAGACAAGCTGAGGGGACGTATGTGTGGCAAATGCAATAAAGCAGAGATCGAAGCTGAACGTGCAAAGAAAAATGCTGCTACTGAAATAGCAAGGTTAAATGCTGAACTTGCAAGCGCGTAG